A single Klebsiella variicola DNA region contains:
- the betT gene encoding choline BCCT transporter BetT, translating to MTDLSQNREKDKINPVVFYTSAGLILLFSLMTIFFRDFSAEWIGRTLNWVSKTFGWYYLLAATLYIVFVVCIACSRFGSVKLGPEQSKPEFSLLSWAAMLFAAGIGIDLMFFSVAEPVTQYMQPPEGAGQTIEAARQAMVWTLFHYGLTGWSMYALMGMALGYFSYRYNLPLTIRSALYPIFGKRINGPIGHSVDIAAVIGTIFGIATTLGIGVVQLNYGLSVLFDIPDSLAAKAALIALSVIIATISVTSGVDKGIRVLSELNVALALGLILFVLFMGDTSFLLNALVLNVGDYVNRFMGMTLNSFAFDRPVEWMNNWTLFFWAWWVAWSPFVGLFLARISRGRTIRQFVMGTLIIPFTFTLLWLSVFGNSALYEIIHGDAAFAEEAMVHPERGFYSLLAQYPAFTFSASVATITGLLFYVTSADSGALVLGNFTSKLKDINSDAPNWLRIFWSVAIGLLTLGMLMTNGISALQNTTVIMGLPFSFVIFFVMAGLYKSLKVEDYRRVSASRDTAPRPMGLQDRLSRKKRLSRLMNYPGTRYTKQMMETVCYPAMEEVAQELRLRGAAVELKSMPPEEGENLGHLDLLVHMGDEQNFIYKIWPQQYSVPGFTYRARSGKSTYYRLETFLLEGSQGNDLMDYSKEQVITDILDQYERHLNFIHLHREAPGNSVMFPDG from the coding sequence ATGACAGATCTTTCGCAAAACAGAGAAAAGGACAAAATCAATCCGGTGGTTTTTTATACCTCGGCCGGACTGATTTTGTTGTTTTCCCTGATGACGATCTTTTTTCGCGATTTTTCTGCCGAGTGGATTGGGCGCACCCTCAACTGGGTGTCGAAAACCTTCGGCTGGTACTATCTGCTGGCGGCGACGCTGTATATCGTCTTTGTCGTCTGCATTGCCTGCTCGCGCTTCGGCTCGGTGAAGCTCGGCCCGGAGCAGTCCAAGCCCGAGTTCAGCTTGCTGAGCTGGGCGGCGATGCTGTTTGCCGCCGGGATCGGTATCGACCTGATGTTCTTCTCGGTCGCCGAGCCGGTGACGCAATATATGCAGCCGCCGGAAGGGGCGGGGCAGACCATCGAGGCGGCGCGCCAGGCGATGGTCTGGACGCTGTTTCACTATGGCTTAACCGGTTGGTCAATGTATGCCCTGATGGGCATGGCGCTGGGATACTTTAGCTATCGTTATAATTTGCCGCTCACCATCCGCTCGGCGCTGTACCCGATTTTTGGCAAACGGATCAATGGGCCCATCGGCCACAGCGTCGATATTGCGGCGGTGATCGGCACCATCTTCGGCATCGCCACCACCCTCGGTATCGGCGTCGTGCAGCTCAACTACGGTCTGAGCGTGCTGTTCGATATTCCGGACTCGCTGGCGGCGAAAGCGGCCCTGATTGCGCTGTCGGTGATCATCGCCACCATCTCGGTCACCTCCGGGGTGGACAAGGGCATCCGCGTGCTCTCCGAGCTGAACGTCGCCCTCGCGCTGGGGCTGATCCTGTTCGTGCTGTTCATGGGCGATACCTCCTTCCTGCTCAATGCGTTAGTGCTGAACGTCGGCGACTACGTCAATCGCTTTATGGGGATGACGCTGAACAGCTTCGCCTTCGACCGGCCGGTGGAATGGATGAATAACTGGACGCTCTTTTTCTGGGCGTGGTGGGTGGCCTGGTCGCCGTTTGTGGGCCTGTTCCTGGCGCGCATTTCGCGCGGGCGCACCATCCGCCAGTTTGTGATGGGCACCCTGATTATTCCCTTCACCTTTACCCTGCTGTGGCTATCGGTGTTCGGCAACAGCGCGCTGTATGAGATTATTCACGGCGACGCGGCCTTTGCCGAGGAGGCGATGGTCCACCCGGAACGCGGATTCTACAGCCTGCTGGCGCAGTACCCGGCGTTTACCTTTAGCGCGTCGGTGGCGACCATTACCGGTCTGCTGTTCTACGTCACCTCCGCCGACTCCGGCGCGCTGGTGCTGGGGAACTTCACCTCGAAGCTGAAGGACATCAACAGCGACGCCCCGAACTGGCTGCGCATCTTCTGGTCGGTGGCCATCGGTCTGTTGACCCTCGGGATGCTGATGACCAACGGCATCTCGGCGCTGCAGAACACCACGGTGATCATGGGTCTGCCGTTCAGCTTTGTGATTTTCTTCGTGATGGCCGGACTGTATAAATCCCTGAAAGTGGAAGATTACCGCCGGGTCAGCGCCAGTCGCGACACCGCCCCGCGTCCGATGGGCCTCCAGGATCGTCTGAGCAGGAAGAAGCGCCTGTCGCGGCTGATGAATTACCCGGGCACGCGTTATACCAAACAGATGATGGAGACGGTGTGCTACCCGGCGATGGAGGAGGTAGCCCAGGAGCTGCGGCTGCGCGGCGCCGCGGTGGAACTGAAGAGCATGCCGCCGGAAGAGGGCGAGAACCTGGGCCACCTCGATCTGCTGGTGCACATGGGCGACGAGCAGAACTTTATCTACAAGATCTGGCCGCAGCAGTACTCGGTGCCGGGCTTTACCTATCGGGCGCGCAGCGGGAAATCCACCTATTACCGGCTGGAGACCTTCCTGCTGGAGGGCAGTCAGGGTAACGACCTGATGGACTACAGCAAAGAGCAGGTGATCACCGATATTCTCGACCAGTACGAGCGGCACCTGAACTTTATCCATCTGCATCGGGAAGCGCCGGGGAACAGCGTGATGTTCCCGGATGGCTAA
- the betI gene encoding transcriptional regulator BetI, which translates to MPKLGMQPIRRRQLIDATLDAINEVGMHDATIAQIARRAGVSTGIISHYFKDKNGLLEATMRDITSQLRDAVLNRLHALPDGSASQRLQAIVGGNFDETQISSAAMKAWLAFWASSMHQPMLYRLQQVSSRRLLSNLVYEFRRELPREQAQEAGYGLAALIDGLWLRAALSGKPLDKTLAQSLTSHFIRQHLPNP; encoded by the coding sequence ATGCCCAAACTGGGGATGCAGCCAATCCGGCGCAGGCAACTGATCGACGCCACGCTGGACGCTATAAATGAAGTCGGAATGCATGATGCGACCATCGCGCAGATCGCCCGACGGGCGGGCGTATCGACGGGGATCATCAGTCACTATTTCAAAGATAAAAATGGTCTGCTGGAGGCGACCATGCGCGACATCACCAGCCAGCTGCGCGACGCGGTGCTCAACCGTCTGCACGCCCTGCCGGACGGCAGCGCCAGCCAGCGCCTGCAGGCGATTGTCGGCGGCAACTTTGATGAGACGCAGATCAGCAGCGCGGCGATGAAGGCCTGGCTGGCCTTCTGGGCCAGCAGCATGCACCAGCCGATGCTTTATCGGTTACAGCAGGTCAGCAGCCGTCGGCTGCTGTCGAACCTGGTGTACGAATTCCGCCGCGAGCTGCCGCGCGAGCAGGCGCAGGAGGCCGGCTACGGGCTGGCGGCGCTGATAGACGGCCTGTGGCTGCGGGCGGCGCTCAGCGGCAAACCGCTGGATAAGACGCTGGCGCAGTCGCTGACCAGCCACTTTATTCGTCAGCATTTACCGAACCCATAA
- the betB gene encoding betaine-aldehyde dehydrogenase encodes MSRMAEQQLYINGGYTSATSGRTFETINPATGEVLATVQAAGREDVDRAVESAQRGQKIWAAMTAMERSRILRRAVDLLRQRNDELARLETLDTGKPLSETAAVDIVTGADVLEYYAGLIPALEGSQIPLRDSSFVYTRREPLGVVAGIGAWNYPIQIALWKSAPALAAGNAMIFKPSEVTPLTALKLAEIYSEAGLPDGVFNVLPGIGAETGQYLTEHPGIAKISFTGGVASGKKVMANSAASSLKEVTMELGGKSPLIIADDADLDLAADIAMMANFYSSGQVCTNGTRVFVPAKQKAEFEHKILERVGRIRPGDLFADDTNFGPLVSFPHRDNVLRYIESGKHEGARLLCGGEALKGDGFDNGAWVAPTVFTDCSDEMTIVREEIFGPVMSILSYTDEAEVIRRANATEYGLAAGVVTPNLNRAHRLIHQLEAGICWINSWGESPAEMPVGGYKHSGIGRENGVMTLQSYTQVKSIQVEMGKFQSIF; translated from the coding sequence ATGTCCCGAATGGCAGAACAGCAGCTTTATATTAATGGTGGTTATACATCGGCCACCAGCGGTCGCACCTTCGAGACCATCAACCCTGCCACTGGCGAGGTGCTGGCGACCGTTCAGGCTGCCGGACGCGAGGATGTCGACCGCGCCGTTGAAAGCGCGCAGCGTGGGCAAAAAATCTGGGCGGCGATGACCGCCATGGAACGCTCGCGCATCCTGCGTCGCGCCGTCGACCTTCTGCGCCAGCGCAACGATGAGCTGGCGCGGCTGGAGACGCTGGATACCGGGAAACCCCTCAGCGAAACCGCCGCCGTCGATATCGTCACCGGCGCCGACGTGCTGGAGTATTACGCTGGCTTGATCCCGGCGCTGGAAGGTAGCCAGATCCCGCTGCGCGACAGTTCCTTCGTCTATACCCGTCGCGAACCGCTGGGGGTGGTAGCCGGGATCGGCGCGTGGAACTACCCGATCCAGATCGCCCTGTGGAAATCGGCGCCAGCGCTGGCCGCCGGCAATGCGATGATTTTCAAACCGAGCGAGGTCACCCCGCTCACCGCCCTCAAGCTGGCGGAAATTTACAGCGAAGCGGGCCTGCCGGACGGGGTGTTTAACGTCCTGCCGGGGATCGGCGCGGAGACCGGCCAGTATCTGACCGAACATCCGGGTATCGCCAAAATCTCCTTCACCGGCGGCGTCGCCAGCGGCAAAAAAGTGATGGCCAACTCCGCGGCCTCGTCGCTGAAAGAGGTCACCATGGAGCTGGGCGGTAAATCGCCGCTGATTATCGCCGACGATGCCGACCTCGACCTCGCCGCCGATATCGCCATGATGGCCAACTTCTACAGCTCCGGTCAGGTGTGCACCAACGGCACCCGGGTGTTTGTCCCGGCGAAACAGAAGGCGGAATTCGAGCACAAGATCCTCGAACGCGTGGGCCGCATCCGCCCCGGCGATCTGTTTGCCGATGACACCAACTTCGGCCCGCTGGTCAGCTTCCCCCATCGCGACAACGTTCTGCGCTATATCGAGAGCGGCAAACACGAAGGCGCGCGCCTGCTGTGCGGCGGCGAGGCGCTGAAAGGCGACGGTTTCGATAACGGCGCGTGGGTCGCCCCGACGGTGTTTACCGACTGTAGCGACGAGATGACTATCGTGCGCGAAGAGATCTTCGGCCCGGTGATGTCGATCCTCAGCTATACCGACGAAGCGGAGGTCATTCGCCGCGCCAACGCCACCGAATACGGCCTCGCCGCCGGCGTGGTGACGCCCAACCTCAACCGTGCCCACCGTCTTATCCACCAGCTGGAAGCCGGCATCTGCTGGATCAACAGCTGGGGTGAATCCCCGGCGGAGATGCCGGTTGGCGGCTATAAGCACTCCGGCATTGGCCGCGAGAATGGCGTCATGACGCTGCAGAGTTACACCCAGGTGAAGTCCATCCAGGTTGAGATGGGTAAATTCCAGTCCATATTTTAA
- the betA gene encoding choline dehydrogenase, producing the protein MQFDYIIIGAGSAGNVLATRLTEDPNTTVLLLEAGGPDYRFDFRTQMPAALAYPLQGKRYNWAYETEPEPYMNHRRMECGRGKGLGGSSLINGMCYIRGNAMDLDNWAKEPGLEHWSYLDCLPYYRKAETRDIGPNDYHGGDGPVSVTTPKPGNNPLFEAMVEAGVQAGYPRTDDLNGYQQEGFGPMDRTVTPQGRRASTARGYLDQARGRPNLTIRTHALTDHIIFAGKRAVGVEWLEGESTIPSKATANKEVLLCAGAIASPQILQRSGVGNPELLRQFDIPVVHDLPGVGENLQDHLEMYLQYECKEPVSLYPALQWWNQPKIGAEWLFGGTGIGASNQFEAGGFIRSRAEFAWPNIQYHFLPVAINYNGSNAVKEHGFQCHVGSMRSPSRGHVRLKSRDPHAHPAILFNYMSHEQDWQEFRDAIRITREIMNQPALDKYRGREISPGTECQSDAELDEFVRNHAETAFHPCGTCKMGYDEMAVVDGEGRVHGLEGVRVVDASIMPQIITGNLNATTIMIGEKMADAIRGRQPLPRSTAAYYVAGDAPVRR; encoded by the coding sequence TTGCAATTTGACTACATCATTATTGGTGCCGGCTCCGCCGGCAACGTTCTGGCAACACGACTGACTGAAGATCCAAACACCACCGTCCTGCTGCTGGAAGCCGGCGGCCCGGACTACCGGTTCGATTTCCGCACCCAGATGCCCGCCGCGCTGGCTTACCCGCTGCAGGGCAAGCGCTACAACTGGGCGTACGAAACCGAACCTGAGCCGTACATGAACCATCGCCGCATGGAGTGCGGACGCGGCAAAGGGCTCGGCGGCTCCTCGCTGATCAACGGCATGTGCTACATTCGCGGTAACGCGATGGATCTGGATAACTGGGCCAAAGAGCCGGGTCTGGAACACTGGAGCTATCTCGACTGCCTGCCCTACTACCGGAAAGCGGAAACCCGCGATATCGGGCCTAACGACTACCACGGCGGCGATGGCCCGGTGAGCGTGACGACACCGAAGCCGGGCAATAATCCGCTCTTCGAGGCGATGGTTGAAGCCGGGGTGCAGGCGGGCTATCCGCGTACCGACGATCTCAACGGCTACCAGCAGGAAGGCTTTGGCCCGATGGACCGCACCGTGACGCCGCAGGGCCGTCGCGCCAGTACCGCCCGCGGCTATCTCGACCAGGCGCGAGGGCGCCCGAACCTGACCATCCGCACCCATGCGCTGACCGATCACATTATTTTTGCCGGCAAGCGCGCGGTGGGCGTCGAGTGGCTGGAGGGAGAAAGCACGATCCCGTCAAAAGCGACGGCCAACAAAGAGGTGCTGCTGTGCGCCGGGGCGATTGCCTCGCCGCAGATCCTGCAGCGCTCCGGCGTGGGTAACCCGGAGCTGCTCAGGCAGTTCGATATCCCGGTGGTGCACGATCTCCCCGGCGTGGGTGAGAACCTGCAGGACCATCTGGAGATGTATCTGCAATATGAATGCAAAGAGCCGGTGTCGCTCTACCCGGCGCTACAGTGGTGGAACCAGCCGAAGATCGGCGCCGAGTGGCTGTTCGGCGGCACCGGCATCGGCGCCAGCAACCAGTTCGAAGCAGGCGGTTTTATCCGCAGCCGCGCAGAGTTCGCCTGGCCGAACATTCAGTACCACTTCCTGCCGGTGGCGATTAACTACAATGGCTCCAACGCGGTGAAAGAGCACGGCTTCCAGTGCCACGTCGGTTCAATGCGTTCGCCCAGCCGCGGCCACGTGCGCCTGAAGTCGCGCGACCCGCACGCCCATCCGGCGATCCTGTTTAACTATATGTCCCATGAGCAGGACTGGCAGGAGTTCCGCGACGCCATCCGCATTACCCGCGAAATCATGAACCAGCCGGCGCTGGATAAGTATCGCGGCCGCGAAATCAGTCCGGGAACAGAATGCCAGAGCGATGCCGAGCTGGATGAGTTTGTGCGCAACCACGCCGAGACCGCGTTCCACCCGTGCGGGACCTGTAAGATGGGTTACGACGAGATGGCGGTGGTCGATGGCGAGGGCCGCGTCCACGGTCTGGAAGGCGTGCGGGTGGTCGATGCCTCGATTATGCCGCAGATCATCACCGGCAACCTCAACGCCACCACCATTATGATCGGCGAGAAGATGGCCGACGCCATTCGCGGCCGCCAGCCGCTGCCGCGCAGCACCGCGGCGTATTATGTCGCTGGCGACGCGCCGGTTCGCCGCTAA
- a CDS encoding helix-turn-helix transcriptional regulator, translated as MTSEYTQQVAQIAGPLEAAMDAMAGTLSANQEVVLHNLTTPEHSIIKIINGHVSGRGNGDHLLAGPEKDTGFALLLQKTNNNKPRTISDYKTVTASGKTLNSASTIYYSEEGYPLIAFCINVDPSPYEQIRKSLDALQPSPSEAAEAVDLNLGGLIDQSIQEIIDKYSVPGKKIQKAQRLKIVAEMHTKGIFKMRGGVQQAAQALGVTRYTVYNDLEVMNEK; from the coding sequence ATGACATCAGAGTACACACAGCAGGTTGCACAGATTGCCGGGCCGCTTGAAGCAGCCATGGACGCTATGGCGGGGACATTATCAGCGAATCAGGAGGTGGTGTTGCATAATCTCACTACCCCTGAACATTCCATTATCAAAATCATTAACGGACATGTTAGCGGCAGGGGTAATGGCGATCATTTGTTAGCCGGTCCGGAAAAAGATACCGGTTTTGCGCTGCTGCTGCAGAAGACGAATAACAACAAGCCGAGAACCATAAGCGATTATAAAACCGTCACCGCTTCAGGGAAAACGCTCAATAGCGCATCGACAATTTATTACAGCGAAGAGGGATATCCGCTTATCGCCTTCTGTATTAATGTCGATCCCTCACCTTATGAGCAAATACGCAAAAGCCTTGACGCGCTGCAGCCATCGCCATCGGAGGCCGCTGAGGCGGTCGATCTTAATTTGGGTGGGCTGATCGATCAGTCAATTCAGGAAATCATTGATAAATATTCAGTGCCGGGTAAAAAAATACAAAAAGCGCAGCGTTTAAAAATTGTCGCTGAAATGCATACGAAAGGTATTTTCAAGATGCGCGGGGGCGTGCAGCAGGCGGCTCAGGCCCTGGGGGTAACACGATATACGGTTTATAATGACCTTGAGGTGATGAATGAAAAATAA
- a CDS encoding PhzF family phenazine biosynthesis protein, translating into MKNNSQQRIRFYQVDAFSKGPFTGNPAAVCLLEAWPEDSVLQRIATENNLSETAFVVRQPDGFGLRWFTPAVEVDLCGHATLAAASVLLNQQARERVRFFTRSGALDVTLHDGKYTLDFPLVVPSPIAAPQGLFKALGLAEDAGETWQASDIIVVIDDEALLDALKPDFNALNAFNTRGVVVTAASRTFDFRSRWFGPQVGVNEDPVTGSAHTFLAPLWSEKLAKKTLHAQQGGNRKGELFCHIKDNGRVELSGEACLVIEGTFIL; encoded by the coding sequence ATGAAAAATAATTCACAGCAGCGCATTCGCTTTTATCAGGTCGATGCTTTCTCAAAAGGCCCCTTTACCGGCAATCCCGCCGCGGTTTGTTTGCTGGAGGCGTGGCCTGAAGATAGCGTGCTGCAGCGCATTGCGACGGAAAACAACCTGTCGGAAACGGCCTTTGTTGTCAGGCAGCCTGACGGTTTCGGGTTACGCTGGTTTACCCCGGCCGTCGAGGTGGATCTCTGCGGTCATGCCACGCTGGCTGCGGCCAGCGTGCTGCTCAATCAACAAGCGCGCGAGCGGGTGCGTTTTTTCACTCGCAGCGGCGCGCTGGACGTCACGCTGCATGACGGAAAATATACCCTGGATTTTCCGCTGGTTGTTCCGTCCCCCATCGCCGCGCCGCAAGGGTTGTTCAAGGCCCTGGGGCTGGCTGAAGACGCAGGTGAAACCTGGCAAGCCTCCGATATTATTGTCGTCATTGATGACGAAGCGCTGCTGGACGCGCTCAAACCCGACTTTAACGCCTTGAATGCCTTCAACACTCGTGGCGTGGTGGTCACGGCCGCATCCCGGACCTTCGATTTTCGTTCTCGCTGGTTCGGTCCGCAGGTGGGAGTCAACGAAGATCCGGTCACCGGTTCGGCACATACTTTTCTGGCGCCGCTGTGGAGTGAAAAACTGGCGAAAAAAACCCTTCATGCCCAGCAAGGTGGCAACCGTAAGGGAGAACTCTTCTGCCACATAAAAGATAACGGACGTGTTGAACTATCAGGCGAAGCCTGTCTGGTTATTGAAGGTACCTTTATTCTGTAA
- a CDS encoding YgdI/YgdR family lipoprotein — MKKFVAVFGLALLTFTVAGCSSNYVLEKKNGEMIITHGKPEVDDDNGLITYEDIAGNEHAINRDQIIQMIEK, encoded by the coding sequence ATGAAAAAGTTCGTTGCAGTATTCGGTTTGGCATTATTAACGTTCACCGTTGCGGGGTGTTCCAGCAATTATGTATTAGAGAAAAAAAATGGTGAGATGATTATCACCCACGGAAAACCCGAGGTCGATGACGATAATGGATTAATCACCTATGAGGACATCGCAGGAAATGAGCATGCTATTAACCGGGATCAAATTATTCAGATGATCGAGAAATAG
- a CDS encoding GNAT family N-acetyltransferase produces MPEINEFGQQVNDLVPGWQGAQVLRRTALNGRFCRLEPLDVDRHAADLFAAYALGDNSDWTWLASTRPESVAATAHWIAGKVNDDALVPYAVVDLRSEQAVGIVSYLAIEREMGTVEIGHVTWSRRMKNTPLGTEAVWLLLKNGFDHGYRRLEWKCDSMNVASRRAAERLGFSWEGRLRQRLVRKGRTRDSDMLSIIDGEWPARDAALRAWLAAENFTADGQQIKRLEAFR; encoded by the coding sequence GTGCCGGAAATCAATGAGTTTGGCCAGCAGGTAAACGATCTTGTCCCTGGCTGGCAGGGGGCGCAAGTCCTGCGGCGGACGGCGTTAAATGGCCGTTTTTGCCGACTGGAGCCGCTGGACGTTGACCGTCATGCGGCGGATCTGTTTGCCGCCTATGCGCTCGGCGACAACAGCGACTGGACGTGGCTGGCGTCTACGCGGCCGGAGAGCGTGGCGGCGACCGCCCACTGGATCGCGGGCAAGGTGAATGATGATGCTCTGGTGCCGTATGCGGTGGTTGACCTGCGTAGCGAGCAGGCGGTGGGCATCGTCAGCTATCTGGCGATCGAGCGGGAAATGGGCACGGTTGAGATCGGCCATGTCACCTGGTCGCGACGGATGAAAAACACCCCGCTGGGTACCGAAGCGGTCTGGCTGTTGCTGAAGAACGGCTTTGACCATGGCTACCGTCGGCTGGAGTGGAAATGCGATTCGATGAATGTCGCCTCGCGCCGGGCCGCCGAGCGGCTGGGCTTTAGCTGGGAAGGACGTCTGCGGCAGAGGCTGGTGCGTAAAGGGCGGACGCGCGACAGCGATATGCTGTCCATCATCGACGGCGAGTGGCCTGCGCGCGATGCGGCGCTGCGGGCATGGCTGGCGGCGGAGAACTTTACTGCCGACGGGCAGCAGATCAAACGCCTTGAGGCATTTCGTTAG
- a CDS encoding ABC transporter substrate-binding protein yields the protein MTKKLLPLLVLTALTAAAHAATPPNTLVVAQGLDDIVSLDPAEANELSSIQTVPSLYQRLVQPDRNNPEKIVPILAESWQADPAAKTLTIKLKPDAKFASGNPLRPEDVIFSYTRAVTLNKSPAFILNVLGWQPDNIASQLKKIDDHTLTLHWTADVSPAVALNILSTPIASIVDEKQVAPNAKNNDFGNDWLKMHSAGSGAYKMRVYQPHQAIVLEANASSPTGAPKIKSIIIKNVPDPASRRLLIQQGDADVARDLGADQIAALQDKPGVKVLSIPSAEQNYLVFNTANSANPLLNNPAFWEAARWLVDYEGITKNLLKGQYFIHQSFLPAGLPGALETNPFTFDPQKAKAILDKAGIKDAHFTLDVENKPPFITIAQSLQASFAQGGVKVDLLPAAGSQVYARVRAKQHQAAIRLWIPDYFDAHSNASAFAWNDGKSSTVAGLNGWQIPELNKATLAAVAEPDPAKRLDLYKTMQESLLQHSPYVFIDQGKTQIVVRDNVKGYQQGLNADMVWYDNVTK from the coding sequence ATGACCAAAAAACTGTTGCCTTTACTGGTATTGACGGCGCTCACCGCCGCCGCGCATGCCGCTACGCCGCCCAACACGCTGGTGGTCGCCCAGGGTCTCGACGATATCGTCAGCCTCGACCCGGCGGAAGCGAACGAACTCTCCAGCATTCAGACGGTCCCCAGCCTCTATCAGCGTCTGGTGCAGCCGGACCGCAACAACCCTGAAAAAATCGTACCGATCCTCGCCGAAAGCTGGCAGGCCGATCCGGCGGCGAAAACCCTGACCATCAAACTGAAGCCGGATGCCAAATTCGCCTCCGGTAATCCGCTGCGCCCGGAAGATGTTATTTTCTCTTACACCCGTGCGGTGACGCTGAATAAATCGCCGGCGTTTATTCTCAACGTGCTCGGCTGGCAGCCGGACAACATCGCCAGCCAGCTGAAAAAGATTGATGACCATACCCTGACGCTGCACTGGACCGCCGACGTCAGCCCGGCGGTGGCGCTGAATATTCTCTCCACCCCTATCGCCTCCATCGTTGATGAAAAACAGGTAGCGCCGAACGCGAAAAATAATGACTTCGGCAACGACTGGCTGAAGATGCACTCGGCGGGCAGCGGGGCCTATAAAATGCGCGTCTACCAGCCGCATCAGGCCATCGTGCTGGAAGCCAACGCCAGCTCCCCCACCGGCGCGCCGAAGATCAAGAGCATCATTATTAAAAACGTCCCCGACCCGGCTTCCCGCCGCCTGCTGATCCAGCAGGGGGATGCCGACGTGGCCCGCGATCTCGGCGCTGACCAGATTGCCGCCCTGCAGGATAAACCCGGCGTGAAGGTGCTGAGCATCCCGTCCGCCGAGCAGAACTATCTGGTGTTTAATACCGCCAACAGCGCCAACCCGCTGCTGAATAATCCGGCCTTCTGGGAGGCGGCGCGCTGGCTGGTCGATTATGAGGGCATCACCAAAAACCTGCTGAAAGGCCAGTACTTTATTCACCAAAGCTTCCTGCCGGCCGGCCTGCCGGGGGCGCTGGAAACCAATCCGTTCACCTTCGACCCGCAAAAAGCTAAGGCTATCCTCGATAAAGCGGGCATTAAGGATGCCCACTTCACCCTCGACGTGGAGAACAAACCGCCGTTTATCACCATCGCCCAGTCGCTGCAGGCCAGCTTTGCCCAGGGCGGGGTGAAAGTGGATCTGCTGCCGGCCGCCGGCAGCCAGGTTTATGCCCGGGTACGCGCGAAGCAGCATCAGGCGGCGATCCGCCTGTGGATCCCGGACTACTTTGATGCGCATTCCAACGCCAGCGCCTTTGCCTGGAACGATGGTAAGTCCAGCACCGTGGCCGGGCTCAACGGCTGGCAGATCCCTGAGCTGAATAAAGCCACCCTCGCCGCGGTGGCGGAGCCGGACCCGGCGAAACGCCTCGATCTGTACAAAACGATGCAGGAATCCCTGCTGCAGCATTCGCCATACGTCTTTATTGACCAGGGGAAAACCCAGATCGTGGTGCGCGATAACGTGAAGGGCTATCAGCAGGGGCTGAACGCCGATATGGTCTGGTACGATAACGTCACCAAGTAA
- a CDS encoding ABC transporter permease codes for MPSFSTHLTRLLQGLLTLLLTLFGLLLVTFSLSALSPVDRVLQIVGDHASQSTYDQVRHQLGLDQPLPVQFWHYLVNLAHGDLGIASATGQPVLHDLLAVFPATLELATLALIVGAVLGIVAGVLCARYAGSPWDLAVRTFTLLGNSVPIFWLGLLMLALFYARLQWAPGPGRLDDIYQYTVEPRSGFALIDTWLSGDTAAFKNAIGHLALPVLVLAYYSLASITRLTRSACLSEMNKEYILLARAKGAGEMTILLRHVLPNIRGTLLTVTALAWTSMLEGAVLTETVFSWPGIGRYLTTALFAGDTTAIMGGTLLIGVSFVLINNLTDLLVRLTDPRVR; via the coding sequence ATGCCATCGTTTTCCACTCACCTTACCCGCCTGCTGCAGGGGCTGTTGACGCTGCTGCTCACGCTGTTCGGGCTGTTGCTGGTCACCTTCTCGCTCTCCGCGCTGTCGCCCGTCGACCGCGTACTGCAGATCGTCGGCGACCATGCCAGCCAGTCGACCTATGACCAGGTTCGCCATCAGCTGGGTCTCGACCAGCCGCTGCCGGTGCAGTTCTGGCACTACCTGGTCAACCTGGCTCATGGCGATCTTGGCATCGCCAGCGCCACCGGCCAGCCGGTGCTCCACGATCTGCTGGCCGTCTTCCCGGCGACCCTTGAGCTGGCGACCCTGGCGCTGATCGTCGGCGCGGTACTGGGCATCGTCGCCGGGGTGCTGTGCGCCCGTTACGCCGGTTCGCCGTGGGATCTGGCGGTGCGCACCTTTACCCTGTTGGGCAACTCGGTGCCCATTTTCTGGCTCGGCCTGCTGATGCTGGCCCTGTTTTACGCCCGGCTGCAGTGGGCGCCGGGCCCGGGTCGACTCGACGATATTTATCAGTATACCGTCGAGCCGCGCAGCGGTTTTGCGCTGATCGACACCTGGCTCTCCGGCGATACCGCGGCGTTTAAAAATGCCATCGGCCATCTGGCGCTGCCGGTGCTGGTGCTGGCCTATTACTCGCTGGCGAGCATCACCCGCCTGACCCGCTCCGCCTGCCTGAGCGAGATGAACAAAGAGTACATTCTGCTGGCGCGGGCCAAAGGGGCCGGAGAGATGACGATTTTGCTGCGCCACGTCCTGCCCAATATCCGCGGCACTCTGCTGACGGTGACCGCTCTCGCCTGGACCTCCATGCTCGAAGGGGCGGTGCTCACCGAAACCGTCTTCTCGTGGCCGGGGATCGGCCGCTACCTCACCACCGCGCTGTTCGCCGGGGATACCACGGCGATCATGGGCGGCACGCTGCTGATTGGCGTGAGTTTTGTGCTGATCAATAACCTGACCGACCTGCTGGTGCGGTTAACCGATCCGAGGGTGCGCTGA